The following proteins are encoded in a genomic region of Sorangiineae bacterium MSr12523:
- a CDS encoding RecQ family ATP-dependent DNA helicase has translation MTDDALRQQAESKLKALAGPRATLRDDQWAAIEALVVGRKRVLVVQRTGWGKSAVYFIATALLRSLRTGPTVIVSPLLALMRNQIAAAERAGIRAVTINSANLEEWQEIHERIAEGTVDLMLVSPERLNNPDFRDQVLPKLAASAGLVVVDEAHCISDWGHDFRPDYRRLRTLFASMPPNVPILATTATANARVTRDVAEQLGQDTFVLRGALERDSLHLSVVKLPSAEQRLAWLAHILGELPGSGIVYTLTVAGALEIAAYLREQGYQVAAYHGSTEPAERIAAEQDLIDNRLKALVATSALGMGFDKPDLGFVIHMGAPASPVAYYQQVGRAGRGVARAEVILLPGAEDKEIWSYFEGLAFPPEAIVRTTLDALERGPLSTIALETIVDMSRSRLETMLKVLDVDGAVHRVRGGWQATGQPWKYDADRYARVAGERRAEKNAMLEYIETSYCREMFLRKHLDDDKAAPCGRCDNCTGQHRSSAPSALDPGAMAAARERLQRPGVEIEARKQWPSGLKEIGLSGKIKADIAHEEGRALGRLTDIGWGNRLRAMLADDHEDGPVPDDVFTAVVQVLASWKWAERPIAVASLPSERRPLLVASLAQRLSQVGRLSYLGSLAYDAGSPGRQFNSAKRVQAVHRTLVLPQELAALTAATTGPILLVDDRVDSGWTMTIAAMLLRQAGAKAVLPFALATTT, from the coding sequence ATGACGGACGACGCATTGCGACAACAGGCGGAGAGCAAGCTCAAGGCACTCGCAGGCCCGCGTGCCACCTTGCGTGACGATCAGTGGGCCGCCATCGAAGCGCTGGTCGTCGGCCGAAAACGAGTGCTGGTCGTCCAACGCACCGGGTGGGGCAAGTCGGCCGTGTACTTCATCGCCACCGCGCTGCTCCGCAGCCTTCGCACCGGCCCCACGGTCATCGTCTCACCGCTGCTCGCACTCATGCGCAACCAGATCGCCGCGGCCGAACGCGCGGGCATCCGCGCCGTCACCATCAACTCGGCCAACCTCGAAGAGTGGCAGGAGATTCATGAGAGGATCGCCGAGGGCACTGTCGATCTGATGCTGGTCAGCCCCGAACGCCTCAACAACCCCGACTTTCGCGATCAAGTATTGCCCAAACTGGCCGCGAGCGCCGGCCTGGTCGTGGTCGACGAGGCGCATTGCATCTCGGATTGGGGTCACGACTTTCGGCCCGACTACCGGCGTCTGCGCACACTCTTCGCGAGCATGCCGCCGAACGTTCCCATTCTCGCGACGACGGCCACCGCCAATGCCCGCGTCACCCGCGATGTGGCCGAGCAGCTCGGTCAAGATACCTTCGTCCTTCGCGGCGCGCTCGAGCGCGACAGCCTTCACCTGAGCGTCGTCAAGCTTCCCTCCGCCGAGCAACGCCTCGCTTGGCTGGCACACATCCTTGGTGAGCTGCCGGGCTCCGGCATCGTCTACACCCTCACCGTCGCAGGCGCGCTGGAGATCGCGGCCTATCTGCGCGAGCAAGGGTACCAAGTGGCCGCCTACCACGGTTCGACGGAGCCGGCCGAACGCATCGCCGCCGAACAGGATTTGATCGACAATCGACTCAAGGCCCTCGTGGCCACGTCGGCGCTCGGCATGGGATTCGACAAGCCCGACCTTGGCTTCGTCATCCACATGGGCGCGCCGGCATCGCCCGTCGCGTATTATCAGCAGGTCGGTCGCGCAGGGCGTGGCGTCGCGCGCGCCGAGGTCATCTTGCTCCCAGGCGCCGAAGACAAGGAGATATGGTCCTATTTCGAGGGCCTCGCCTTCCCGCCCGAGGCCATCGTGCGCACGACGCTCGACGCGTTGGAACGCGGGCCTCTCTCGACCATCGCCCTCGAAACCATCGTGGACATGAGCCGCAGCCGGCTCGAGACGATGCTCAAGGTCCTCGATGTCGACGGCGCCGTACATCGGGTTCGCGGCGGGTGGCAAGCCACGGGGCAACCCTGGAAATACGACGCCGATCGTTATGCGCGCGTTGCCGGCGAACGCCGAGCCGAGAAAAACGCGATGCTGGAATACATCGAGACCTCCTACTGCCGCGAGATGTTCCTTCGCAAGCACCTCGACGACGACAAGGCCGCCCCCTGCGGCCGTTGCGACAATTGCACGGGGCAGCACCGCTCATCCGCGCCCTCCGCGCTCGACCCAGGCGCGATGGCCGCCGCACGCGAACGATTGCAAAGGCCGGGGGTCGAAATCGAGGCACGCAAGCAATGGCCATCAGGGCTCAAGGAAATCGGCTTATCGGGAAAGATCAAAGCCGATATCGCCCACGAGGAGGGCCGCGCCCTGGGCCGCCTGACCGACATTGGTTGGGGCAACCGCTTGCGAGCGATGCTGGCGGATGATCACGAGGACGGGCCCGTTCCCGACGACGTGTTCACCGCGGTGGTGCAGGTGCTGGCCTCCTGGAAATGGGCCGAGCGCCCCATCGCCGTGGCAAGCCTACCGTCGGAGCGACGACCGCTTCTCGTCGCGAGTTTGGCCCAGCGCCTCTCCCAGGTGGGAAGGCTTTCCTACCTCGGGAGTCTCGCCTACGACGCCGGCTCGCCAGGGCGCCAGTTCAACAGCGCCAAGCGCGTTCAAGCCGTGCACCGAACCTTGGTTCTACCGCAAGAACTGGCCGCACTCACGGCCGCAACCACGGGGCCCATACTCCTCGTCGACGATCGCGTCGACAGCGGCTGGACCATGACCATCGCCGCCATGCTCTTGCGCCAGGCCGGCGCCAAGGCGGTGCTGCCGTTCGCTCTCGCTACGACCACGTAG
- a CDS encoding Rid family detoxifying hydrolase, which yields MNRCSLMFVAAVSCVMGCARETPPPAAPTQTTATEPSRVEFLTAGGKPGRPFSPAVRVGKTLYLAGQVGTVPGTDQLAPGGIEGETRQVMENIKDVLAKSGASMNNVVKCTVMMADIAEWARMNSVYVTYFPTNKPARSAFGASGLALGARVEIECIAVTE from the coding sequence ATGAATCGATGTTCGCTGATGTTCGTCGCCGCCGTATCGTGCGTCATGGGCTGCGCGCGCGAGACCCCGCCGCCGGCCGCGCCCACCCAGACGACGGCCACCGAACCGTCGCGGGTGGAGTTTCTCACGGCGGGAGGCAAGCCGGGGCGACCGTTTTCCCCGGCGGTGCGTGTTGGAAAGACCCTTTACCTCGCCGGCCAGGTCGGGACCGTGCCCGGAACGGATCAACTCGCGCCCGGCGGCATCGAAGGCGAAACGCGGCAGGTGATGGAGAACATCAAGGACGTCCTCGCCAAGAGCGGTGCATCGATGAACAACGTCGTCAAATGCACCGTGATGATGGCCGATATTGCGGAATGGGCTCGAATGAATAGCGTTTACGTGACGTATTTCCCAACGAACAAACCGGCCCGCAGCGCCTTCGGAGCCAGCGGCCTCGCCCTCGGCGCGCGCGTCGAAATCGAGTGCATCGCCGTGACGGAGTGA
- a CDS encoding glycoside hydrolase family 75 protein — protein MYWRSNRAACILLVLAGLSAPAFGCSSATTEDGFHQESSMTRAAAAGPTAAQLLEKVQNCNQVSNGTYKTDTETAPAIPVCDKNGAVFWTADMDIDCDGQTTDRCNANTDPWYQSDTSFSQSDGRPLIADQLPYVVIPSPSAIWNYQNFEIRGGAVVAVIYNNQVLYAVFGDTGPQDIIGEASYAAAEGLGINPNPASGGTDSGVTYIVFKNSSVSPIESHERATELGQQLAQQFIDNN, from the coding sequence ATGTATTGGCGATCCAATCGTGCCGCCTGCATCCTATTGGTTCTCGCTGGCCTGTCCGCCCCCGCGTTCGGATGCAGCAGCGCCACGACAGAAGATGGGTTTCATCAGGAAAGCTCGATGACGCGTGCGGCTGCCGCGGGACCCACCGCTGCTCAGTTGTTGGAGAAGGTGCAGAACTGCAACCAAGTCTCCAACGGAACGTACAAGACCGACACGGAAACGGCGCCTGCGATTCCCGTCTGCGACAAGAATGGCGCGGTCTTCTGGACTGCGGACATGGACATCGATTGCGATGGGCAGACCACCGACCGATGCAACGCCAATACCGATCCGTGGTATCAAAGTGATACTTCGTTTTCTCAATCCGATGGCCGGCCCCTCATCGCGGACCAGCTTCCCTACGTTGTCATACCGAGCCCCAGCGCCATTTGGAACTATCAGAACTTCGAAATCCGAGGGGGAGCGGTGGTGGCGGTCATCTACAACAATCAGGTACTTTATGCCGTGTTCGGGGATACGGGTCCCCAAGATATCATCGGCGAGGCCTCTTACGCCGCCGCCGAGGGCTTGGGGATCAATCCCAATCCGGCGAGCGGTGGCACCGACAGCGGCGTTACATACATCGTATTCAAGAATTCCAGTGTGTCGCCCATCGAAAGCCATGAACGGGCGACCGAACTCGGCCAACAATTGGCGCAGCAATTCATCGACAACAATTGA
- a CDS encoding thioester reductase domain-containing protein yields MPDTVLTGATGFLGGYLAAELLRQTQATVHCLIRGHTEAGAARRLRDHMAGHGLSADSLKRLVVVHGDITQPRLGLSDTAYDRLAIASDSIYHCAATLNLAAEYEWLAPTNIEGTRTLLEFAKHRKPKTIHHVSSLGVFVGARAAGFSEVDETTPASLETTAGIGYCRTKLDSETLVRGAGLPVVIYRPGLILGDTRAGTSSERDILVRLLRAAVAVGIVPRTTGQLWVGPVDGVARALVALSKQEGVIGQTFHLTNDVPFAIQCALDRLLELGYGLIEEPASRWRSTLIENIGDSNAFAMAAVWRVGAYLLEETPAHRMPIFRCDATSAALRRLGMTVPRADDVLLDRMIDYLVKRRWLPPAGTERRVPIASRRQSGMDVTTEHARARSR; encoded by the coding sequence GTGCCGGATACCGTTCTTACGGGTGCCACTGGCTTTCTCGGCGGATACCTCGCCGCCGAGCTTCTCAGGCAGACGCAGGCCACCGTTCATTGCCTAATCCGAGGACACACCGAGGCCGGGGCCGCGCGCAGGTTGCGCGATCACATGGCCGGTCACGGCCTGAGTGCGGACAGCCTGAAACGGCTCGTCGTGGTGCATGGGGACATTACCCAACCTCGACTGGGATTGTCGGACACGGCCTACGATCGACTCGCGATAGCCAGCGACTCGATCTATCACTGCGCGGCCACGTTGAACCTCGCGGCCGAGTACGAATGGCTCGCCCCGACGAACATCGAAGGTACACGTACGCTCCTCGAGTTTGCCAAGCACCGAAAGCCGAAGACGATTCACCATGTCTCGTCGCTGGGCGTGTTCGTTGGCGCCCGTGCGGCCGGGTTTTCGGAGGTGGACGAGACAACGCCTGCAAGTCTCGAGACCACGGCAGGAATCGGCTATTGCCGCACCAAGCTCGACTCCGAAACGCTGGTTCGCGGTGCGGGCTTGCCCGTCGTGATTTATCGGCCCGGGCTGATTCTCGGGGACACGCGGGCCGGCACCAGCAGTGAACGGGATATTCTCGTCCGCTTGCTTCGCGCTGCGGTTGCCGTTGGCATCGTACCACGAACGACGGGACAACTGTGGGTTGGCCCCGTCGACGGCGTCGCGCGCGCCCTGGTCGCGCTTTCCAAGCAAGAAGGTGTGATTGGCCAGACGTTCCATCTCACGAACGACGTCCCTTTCGCGATCCAGTGCGCGCTCGACAGGCTATTGGAGCTCGGCTACGGGCTCATCGAGGAGCCGGCGTCACGCTGGCGGAGCACGCTGATCGAGAACATCGGTGACTCGAACGCGTTTGCCATGGCCGCCGTGTGGCGGGTCGGCGCGTACCTTCTGGAGGAAACGCCGGCTCATCGCATGCCGATCTTCCGATGCGACGCGACGTCTGCGGCGTTGCGCCGGCTCGGTATGACCGTTCCCCGAGCCGATGACGTCTTGCTCGATCGCATGATCGACTATCTCGTCAAACGCCGCTGGCTTCCCCCCGCGGGCACGGAGCGACGCGTCCCCATCGCGTCGCGCCGCCAAAGCGGTATGGACGTCACGACGGAGCATGCTCGCGCACGAAGTCGATGA
- a CDS encoding YciI family protein, with protein MRVMVIIKATKNSEAGIMPSEELLRAMGDFNEELVKAGVMLAGDGLHPSNKGKRIKFSAGKRLVVDGPFSETKELIAGFWVWQVRSMEQAVEWARRCPDPMPGEDAELELRPIFEAEDFGQEFTPELRAQEERLRAEVERQQKKG; from the coding sequence ATGAGGGTCATGGTCATCATCAAGGCAACGAAGAACAGCGAAGCGGGCATCATGCCGAGTGAGGAGCTGCTCCGGGCCATGGGCGACTTCAACGAGGAGCTCGTCAAAGCGGGCGTCATGCTGGCCGGCGATGGTCTTCACCCGAGCAACAAAGGCAAACGGATCAAGTTCAGCGCGGGAAAGCGACTCGTCGTCGATGGTCCCTTCAGCGAGACCAAAGAGCTCATCGCCGGCTTTTGGGTCTGGCAGGTTCGCTCGATGGAGCAAGCCGTCGAATGGGCCCGTCGCTGTCCCGATCCGATGCCGGGCGAGGACGCAGAGCTCGAGCTCCGTCCGATCTTCGAGGCGGAGGACTTCGGCCAGGAGTTCACGCCGGAGCTCCGCGCTCAAGAGGAACGGCTGCGCGCAGAGGTCGAGCGACAGCAAAAGAAGGGCTAA
- a CDS encoding IS110 family transposase, which translates to MRSVGLDLGARHIAYCEVCDGKVVERTSVQQIEQLKGRLGPGTLPAIVAFEAAREAWFVHDLLRTWGHEPKIVDTTRLKTIGIGHHKRKNDALDAEHLAIAVEQGRIPEAHVLSVEGRELREQLSVRQALVETRAGYVTTIRGLARAHGKRVATCDISNFVTHLEATEMNPGLQKLVAPLAAMLKVLDEQLVRVEEKLQNLAGRDPRIRLCATAPGIGLIVGATFMSVMDDAHRFKNAHAVSAYLGLVPSESTTGGPSKRRLGGITKQGNPHARAMLVQAAHSLLRTRKHAGDPIRLWGMNIAKKKGRSIAAVAVARRLAGVLWAMCRDGAFYDPNTATKGTFQKKSMRGSDETQRTVALRRATKKLQRRYTRRKTSEVTMT; encoded by the coding sequence ATGCGTAGCGTAGGCCTGGATTTAGGAGCGCGCCACATCGCTTATTGCGAGGTGTGCGATGGGAAAGTCGTGGAGCGGACGAGCGTGCAACAGATCGAACAGCTCAAGGGTCGATTGGGGCCCGGGACGCTTCCGGCCATTGTCGCCTTCGAGGCAGCGCGAGAGGCTTGGTTCGTCCATGATCTCCTCCGAACCTGGGGACACGAGCCGAAGATCGTCGACACCACGCGACTCAAGACGATCGGGATAGGACACCACAAACGCAAGAACGATGCGCTCGATGCCGAGCACCTCGCCATCGCGGTCGAACAGGGGCGCATTCCCGAAGCCCACGTCCTATCGGTGGAAGGTCGAGAGCTTCGCGAGCAGTTGAGTGTCCGACAAGCGCTGGTTGAGACCCGCGCGGGTTACGTGACCACGATCCGCGGCCTCGCGCGTGCACATGGGAAACGTGTTGCTACGTGCGATATCAGCAACTTCGTGACGCACTTGGAAGCAACCGAGATGAATCCTGGCTTGCAGAAGCTTGTTGCGCCGTTAGCCGCCATGCTGAAAGTACTCGACGAGCAGCTCGTGAGAGTGGAAGAGAAGTTGCAGAACTTGGCAGGGCGAGATCCTCGGATACGTCTTTGCGCCACAGCCCCCGGTATAGGGCTCATCGTCGGGGCCACGTTCATGTCCGTCATGGACGATGCCCACCGTTTCAAGAATGCCCATGCGGTGAGCGCCTATCTCGGACTCGTTCCGTCCGAATCGACCACGGGAGGACCGAGCAAGCGTCGTCTCGGAGGCATCACCAAACAAGGAAACCCTCACGCGCGAGCCATGCTCGTGCAAGCAGCCCACAGCCTACTGCGCACGCGCAAGCATGCCGGGGACCCCATTCGTCTTTGGGGAATGAACATCGCCAAGAAAAAAGGAAGATCGATCGCGGCTGTCGCCGTGGCCCGACGTCTTGCTGGTGTGCTCTGGGCGATGTGTCGTGATGGGGCTTTCTACGACCCGAATACGGCCACAAAGGGGACTTTCCAGAAAAAGAGCATGCGTGGAAGCGATGAAACTCAGCGCACCGTTGCGCTCCGGCGCGCGACCAAGAAACTTCAGCGGCGATACACTCGCCGTAAGACTTCGGAGGTCACCATGACGTGA
- a CDS encoding LysR family transcriptional regulator, whose translation MRGIEFTELNAFAAVASQGSFTRAAAQLRVSAPALSQTVRRLEERLGVRLLNRTTRSVSPTQAGARLLAKLRPVFDDLHAAVTDVKTFRERPAGIVRINAARVAVFGFLAPLVGRFCKKHPDIVLDIASDDALTDIVEGRFDIGVRLGEKVDKDMVAVKLSGPLSTMVVASQDYLERHGTPKTPYELHRHRCINLRFTPNGNVYRWEFARGKKSLDVAVEGPLIVDDADILLRAVRAGVGIGYGIDEKMRRAVERGRIVRILEAWSPTFPGFYLYYPSRRQTPPALRAFIDFVREHAPS comes from the coding sequence ATGCGCGGAATCGAATTCACCGAGTTGAATGCCTTTGCAGCCGTTGCTTCCCAGGGAAGCTTCACCCGCGCCGCCGCGCAGTTGCGCGTCTCGGCGCCGGCGCTCAGTCAGACCGTGCGCAGGCTCGAGGAGCGGCTCGGTGTGCGCCTTTTGAACCGAACCACCCGCAGCGTCTCCCCCACCCAGGCCGGGGCGCGCCTGCTGGCGAAGCTCCGACCCGTTTTCGACGACCTGCATGCCGCCGTAACGGACGTGAAGACATTTCGCGAGCGGCCGGCGGGGATCGTCCGCATCAATGCGGCACGCGTGGCCGTCTTCGGGTTCCTCGCGCCCCTGGTGGGGCGTTTTTGCAAGAAGCACCCGGACATCGTGCTGGACATCGCGAGCGACGACGCACTCACCGACATCGTGGAAGGACGGTTCGATATCGGCGTTCGCCTGGGCGAGAAAGTCGACAAGGACATGGTGGCCGTCAAGTTGAGCGGCCCGCTGTCCACCATGGTGGTCGCCTCGCAAGATTACCTGGAGCGCCACGGCACCCCGAAGACGCCGTACGAATTGCACCGTCATCGCTGCATCAACCTGCGCTTTACGCCCAACGGCAACGTTTACCGATGGGAATTCGCGCGCGGCAAGAAAAGCCTCGATGTCGCGGTCGAGGGTCCGCTCATCGTCGACGATGCGGATATCTTGTTGCGCGCCGTGCGCGCAGGCGTCGGAATCGGCTACGGCATCGACGAAAAGATGCGCCGCGCCGTGGAACGCGGCCGAATCGTGCGCATTCTGGAGGCGTGGTCGCCCACGTTTCCTGGCTTCTATCTCTATTATCCAAGCCGCAGGCAAACACCGCCGGCGCTTCGCGCGTTCATCGACTTCGTGCGCGAGCATGCTCCGTCGTGA
- a CDS encoding EF-hand domain-containing protein, which produces MQNQLLKNKLNRAFKHLDVDGNGYAEHEDLLKLAARLMAGFHIDPASSKGQKLLNTSERYWQAMVAAADLDGDRRLSPEEFRAGMTGAFVETDGGFERNFRPLVQAAMDIADTDGDGVLSFPEFEIFQHAVHTPDDLIPQAFKHLDRDKSGTLTVDELVEAARDFYTSTDESATGNWMYGPL; this is translated from the coding sequence ATGCAAAACCAATTATTGAAGAACAAACTCAACAGAGCATTCAAACATCTCGACGTGGACGGAAATGGATATGCCGAACACGAAGATCTCCTGAAGCTGGCCGCTCGGTTGATGGCTGGCTTTCACATCGATCCAGCGTCGTCGAAAGGACAAAAGCTTCTGAACACCTCCGAGCGCTATTGGCAAGCGATGGTCGCCGCCGCTGACCTCGACGGAGATCGGAGACTCAGTCCAGAGGAATTCCGCGCGGGCATGACGGGCGCCTTCGTCGAGACCGATGGCGGATTCGAACGGAACTTTCGACCGCTCGTCCAAGCTGCCATGGATATTGCCGACACGGACGGGGACGGCGTGCTCTCATTTCCCGAATTCGAAATATTTCAGCATGCGGTCCACACGCCCGACGATCTCATTCCGCAGGCGTTCAAGCATTTGGACCGCGACAAGAGCGGCACGCTGACGGTCGACGAGCTCGTCGAAGCCGCACGGGATTTCTATACCAGCACGGATGAAAGCGCGACGGGCAATTGGATGTACGGGCCCCTGTGA
- a CDS encoding type I restriction enzyme HsdR N-terminal domain-containing protein has protein sequence MGFFEDLRNFSEQVKRRQSYIKGEEATKQSLVLPLIQLLGYDIYNPTEVQPEYIADFAKKKTNGQFEKVDYAIHLVDTPAIFIEAKAIDVTSSDHDAQLARYFNATPSVKTAILTNGLVYRFYTDLKRENLLDEQPFFVFDIHSFTERDAETLKQFTRESYDGDAVHDGAEELIYVGKLTALVGDLLRNPSENFVRFLLNEIEAVGAGKRLTAKIIERFQPAVRKAIQGTLLEMATRSIKLETEKPELAIVLPLPAVTAPAPTEAAVPESPAEGGKIVTTAEELEAFEIVRELCSDSPLFAKYPPQYKDSQNYFGIHAGSIRYWFCRYFGDQKRKSVVTRLAVDKVKIMSPGFEVDAAPRPLASAAST, from the coding sequence ATGGGCTTCTTCGAGGATCTTCGTAACTTTTCAGAGCAAGTCAAACGCAGGCAGTCTTACATCAAGGGGGAAGAGGCCACGAAGCAGTCCCTCGTGCTCCCGCTCATTCAGTTACTCGGCTACGACATTTACAATCCGACCGAGGTTCAGCCCGAATACATCGCGGATTTCGCCAAGAAGAAGACGAATGGGCAGTTCGAGAAAGTCGATTACGCCATCCATCTGGTGGACACGCCCGCCATCTTCATCGAGGCCAAAGCGATCGACGTGACCTCGAGCGACCACGACGCCCAGCTCGCGCGCTATTTCAACGCGACCCCGTCGGTCAAGACCGCCATTTTGACGAATGGGCTCGTGTATCGCTTCTATACCGATCTCAAGCGAGAGAATCTTCTCGATGAACAGCCCTTCTTCGTGTTCGACATTCATTCCTTCACGGAACGCGATGCGGAAACCCTCAAGCAGTTCACCCGGGAAAGCTACGATGGCGATGCGGTGCACGATGGCGCCGAGGAGCTGATTTACGTTGGAAAGCTCACGGCGCTGGTTGGGGATCTGCTGCGCAATCCGTCGGAGAACTTCGTTCGATTCCTTCTGAACGAAATCGAGGCGGTCGGTGCAGGCAAGCGCCTCACGGCAAAGATCATCGAACGCTTCCAGCCCGCCGTTCGAAAGGCCATCCAGGGGACCTTGTTGGAGATGGCCACGCGGTCCATCAAGCTCGAAACGGAGAAGCCAGAGCTCGCGATTGTCCTGCCGCTTCCGGCAGTGACCGCGCCGGCTCCAACGGAGGCGGCCGTGCCCGAGTCTCCGGCCGAGGGTGGCAAGATCGTGACCACCGCCGAGGAGCTCGAAGCCTTCGAGATCGTTCGAGAGCTTTGTTCGGACTCGCCGCTTTTCGCGAAGTATCCACCTCAGTACAAGGACTCTCAGAATTACTTCGGGATCCACGCGGGAAGCATTCGCTATTGGTTCTGCCGATATTTTGGGGATCAAAAGCGAAAGTCGGTGGTCACGCGTCTTGCCGTCGACAAGGTGAAAATCATGTCGCCGGGCTTCGAGGTCGACGCCGCACCTCGACCTTTGGCGTCAGCCGCGTCTACTTGA
- a CDS encoding DUF2325 domain-containing protein, giving the protein MMSKSRGEVQRSRGCTTSGAPKGAVIVVGGSGGMSAHYRAIVEERGLELRHFEKRVPNGARRALGQVAAVIVMVSMVSHALRDQAKALVPDNAPVVYLRSPSVSALRSAVATLGERSPA; this is encoded by the coding sequence ATGATGAGCAAGTCCAGAGGGGAGGTCCAACGAAGCCGAGGTTGCACGACGAGCGGCGCCCCGAAGGGTGCGGTCATCGTCGTGGGCGGGAGCGGAGGAATGTCCGCGCACTACCGTGCCATCGTCGAAGAACGCGGGCTCGAACTGCGCCATTTCGAAAAACGAGTTCCCAACGGAGCGCGCCGGGCACTTGGACAAGTTGCCGCGGTCATCGTCATGGTGAGCATGGTGTCGCATGCGCTTCGCGATCAGGCAAAGGCGCTCGTTCCCGACAATGCGCCCGTCGTATACTTGCGCTCTCCGTCGGTGTCCGCCCTGCGAAGTGCGGTGGCAACGCTCGGAGAGCGCTCTCCGGCGTGA
- a CDS encoding acyl-CoA dehydrogenase family protein translates to MIALLRHLLTAAIDPIDSMDALRVRAREAAATFPVPFDRAVVTALACDRVGFAFAAGYQAALHTLVPALPFDLAVSLCATEEGGAHPRAIATRLEETEAGLVLRGKKRWSTFAPAADALLVVTSIGVDDGGKNRLRVVRVDSKADGVRIEPMPPPPFAPEIPHAEVTLDGVRVREEDVLEGDGYDGYLKPFRTIEDLHVFGALVAHVGGMARALSWPRAFVEEVAAAIVGLRAMALSDAMSPELHIALGGAFTQIRALLDRATPLFGAAPAEIRERWERDRALLGIAGNARGKRLEAAWATLARERD, encoded by the coding sequence ATGATTGCTCTTCTTCGTCATTTGCTCACCGCCGCAATCGACCCCATTGATTCCATGGACGCGCTCCGCGTCCGCGCGCGCGAAGCCGCTGCGACATTCCCCGTGCCGTTCGACCGGGCCGTGGTGACGGCGTTGGCGTGCGATCGGGTCGGCTTTGCCTTCGCGGCGGGGTATCAGGCTGCGCTGCATACGCTCGTACCTGCGTTGCCCTTCGATCTTGCGGTGTCGCTCTGCGCCACGGAAGAGGGAGGTGCGCATCCTCGTGCCATTGCGACGCGCCTCGAAGAGACGGAGGCGGGCTTGGTGCTCCGCGGGAAGAAGCGTTGGTCCACGTTCGCGCCCGCGGCCGATGCGCTGCTCGTGGTGACGTCGATCGGCGTGGACGATGGCGGGAAGAATCGGCTGCGCGTGGTGCGAGTGGATTCGAAGGCCGATGGCGTACGCATCGAGCCGATGCCCCCGCCTCCGTTTGCGCCGGAGATCCCACATGCCGAGGTGACGCTCGACGGGGTGCGCGTTCGCGAGGAGGACGTCCTCGAAGGTGACGGTTACGACGGCTATTTGAAGCCGTTTCGCACCATCGAGGATCTCCATGTCTTCGGGGCGCTGGTTGCGCACGTGGGTGGGATGGCACGCGCTCTGTCGTGGCCGCGGGCATTCGTCGAAGAGGTTGCGGCGGCGATTGTCGGGCTTCGTGCGATGGCGCTCAGCGATGCAATGTCCCCGGAGCTCCACATTGCGCTGGGCGGTGCCTTCACGCAGATCCGCGCGCTCCTGGACCGCGCGACCCCGCTCTTCGGGGCCGCGCCCGCCGAAATACGGGAACGATGGGAGCGCGATCGCGCGCTCCTCGGGATTGCGGGGAACGCGCGTGGCAAGCGGCTCGAGGCTGCCTGGGCCACACTCGCGCGCGAGCGGGATTAA